The following proteins come from a genomic window of Pseudomonas syringae:
- a CDS encoding SMI1/KNR4 family protein has product MKTVIERLEQWLENNLPEVRADLAPGCSQASLAEFESQVGRAFPQSLADLYRAHDGQAGGVNTGPFFGLMFLSLAQARNHWESWKQIVDEYSPEDMKEASAFCKSAMPGGIKEVYANQYWVPFAHDYGGNYLGVDLDPAQRGTSGQVINFGRDEDERFVVALSLETFVEWLVCQLESGNALIRDEDDGGRSLNIREPESYNFLDSLPVLFASQRDLSSDPA; this is encoded by the coding sequence ATGAAAACAGTGATAGAACGACTGGAACAATGGCTGGAAAACAATCTTCCGGAAGTTCGCGCCGATTTGGCCCCTGGCTGCTCACAAGCCTCGCTTGCTGAGTTCGAGAGCCAGGTAGGTCGGGCTTTTCCGCAGAGCCTGGCGGATCTTTACCGAGCACATGATGGGCAGGCAGGCGGTGTCAATACGGGCCCCTTCTTCGGGCTCATGTTCCTGTCGCTGGCACAAGCAAGGAACCACTGGGAGTCATGGAAGCAGATTGTCGATGAATACTCCCCTGAGGATATGAAGGAAGCGAGCGCCTTCTGCAAATCAGCAATGCCCGGCGGCATCAAGGAAGTCTATGCAAACCAGTACTGGGTCCCGTTTGCGCATGATTACGGCGGTAACTACCTGGGAGTAGATTTAGACCCCGCACAGCGTGGGACCTCGGGGCAAGTGATCAACTTTGGCCGAGACGAAGATGAGAGGTTCGTGGTGGCTCTCTCGCTGGAAACGTTTGTCGAGTGGCTGGTCTGTCAACTGGAGAGCGGCAATGCGCTGATCCGGGACGAAGATGATGGGGGGCGAAGCCTGAACATCAGAGAGCCTGAAAGCTATAACTTTCTGGATTCACTGCCCGTGCTGTTCGCTTCGCAGCGCGATCTATCGAGTGATCCTGCGTAG
- a CDS encoding FMN-dependent NADH-azoreductase — protein sequence MHILHIASSPRGERSASLKLASRYLETLTSLHPEASVDVLDVWTTDLLPFDGPALNAKYADLQGLQMSAEQQAVWKQIHALGERFHRADVILFSVPMWNFGIPYRLKHLIDAVSQRGVLFEFDAQGMRGLLKGKKVVVFATRGVALGEDFPVEAYDHQVAYLRTWARMVGITAVDAVLSEATLADPATADANFTAALAEASKLAADLV from the coding sequence ATGCATATTCTCCACATCGCCAGCTCCCCACGCGGGGAGCGCTCAGCGTCCCTGAAACTGGCCTCGCGCTATCTTGAGACCTTGACCTCGCTGCATCCTGAAGCCAGCGTAGATGTCCTGGACGTCTGGACGACCGATCTTTTGCCCTTCGACGGCCCAGCACTGAATGCCAAGTATGCAGACCTCCAAGGCTTGCAAATGAGCGCGGAGCAACAGGCTGTGTGGAAGCAAATCCATGCATTGGGCGAGCGTTTCCACCGAGCCGACGTCATCCTTTTCAGCGTGCCTATGTGGAACTTCGGTATTCCCTATCGCCTTAAGCATTTGATTGACGCAGTGTCCCAGCGCGGCGTGCTGTTCGAGTTCGATGCCCAAGGCATGCGGGGTCTGCTTAAAGGCAAGAAGGTGGTGGTGTTTGCCACTCGCGGGGTAGCACTTGGGGAAGACTTCCCTGTTGAAGCGTACGATCATCAGGTCGCATACCTCAGAACCTGGGCACGGATGGTGGGTATTACTGCCGTTGACGCGGTGCTGTCAGAAGCAACGCTCGCGGACCCTGCGACGGCAGACGCCAATTTTACCGCAGCGCTGGCCGAGGCTTCGAAGCTGGCTGCGGATCTGGTATGA